The following proteins are co-located in the Hemicordylus capensis ecotype Gifberg chromosome 11, rHemCap1.1.pri, whole genome shotgun sequence genome:
- the AMER1 gene encoding APC membrane recruitment protein 1 — MAAVEAAGLEEKAEARPASVLCSRLGGSHQPLQENGAADRLSGQSDASFAVAEPGQPPAPASKLKKTAFKLFGGKRSICTLPSFFGGKSRGQGKGASRKGLSKSKTHDGISEVGCEGANAGRLRSPSGGGSEFPAPQLPSSQSALLATEASPRAGFAWQSASLSGSSEGFEKKPTGEKSLSLPKPKKGLKGLFSSIRRHRKNKAARPERTQLQEWASADAVVEERAEASRQVAADTQQSPKKGSLQGVAPPPECGENFHTEASSGTAAGLVESGEMDQLLARESGSRDAVVGAASSEGSRGADLHVDDALGAGSPYGSFPEALPPEYPENDPPSVPSGDQLSLMFGDVTSLQSFDSLTGCGDDIAEPDIDSITERSTSAERGREATKRSSCLVTYQGGGEEMAMPDEIEEYLQQVWEGAIKVEATYEPRLHKELVKSCELQGVDGGQLEARVYAEGTRNDTDLLTPHSDQQESAPNSDEGYYDSTTPGPEDEAGDGLEEVKKDRLPRDSYSGDALYEFYEPDDTLMSPSHGGKPWFDRKVSPPEIFGQFLDFALPDEKDLVRMIRQKSDGMETEEERLAAIQKQLLYWEMQREPVLKHLDLLSQEQHPSEKQPLECKTRAANLIVQSPGCLGCEPNAPCALKSGLNAGVPSEDRSWKDFPEMLCPDKHHRATCGPKAHSSCLTQLMENGSLLDSDLERAVLESCTLSGLALEKSVMYPFYRTPGYRSCPPSERSGRTEPGFGELCPESEREAEQAVNFSQALVEFTSCGTLFSSLSESLGSSDSESAFTQNLPALPTMVTFDIVDVEQEGEGECEQHVEMNTDEDIAASFEAFDDRYLRKESFAECDERMFPGYAPGSFQSSNWGVASLPRCLRLQEVSPSAPAPLPLCRRSRSLDTESLEFELAGGQLSKSGLKPCELWSKWSGCKKDPVGQENAPSPEEKEGRGVLSWPGLQNASFGEEFSVPDAKPWDCHPSSPAFRGMWGALEQPDGEPSLMPLSKETSGRHPNDGAANPVLQAAGPVARPSNLPLQNPIVSPEVSASRRHGGDHVATKLVWVHPLGDTNAAGSLSLGFPCSPEKLATCQPVGIMPGLPQLHSHHADAFEEEAERCGNSEAACWKMSSSASCPSATMNVTIAK, encoded by the coding sequence ATGGCTGCTGTCGAAGCCGCCGGCCTCGAGGAGAAAGCCGAAGCCCGGCCGGCCTCGGTCCTCTGCAGCCGACTCGGAGGCAGCCACCAGCCGCTGCAGGAGAACGGGGCAGCAGACCGCCTCTCTGGACAGAGCGATGCTTCCTTTGCCGTGGCGGAGCCGGGTCAGCCGCCGGCCCCCGCCAGCAAGCTCAAGAAGACGGCCTTCAAGCTCTTTGGCGGGAAGCGGAGCATCTGCACCCTGCCGAGCTTCTTCGGCGGGAAGAGCAGAGGCCAAGGCAAGGGGGCCTCCAGAAAGGGGCTGAGTAAGAGCAAGACGCATGATGGCATCAGCGAAGTTGGGTGCGAGGGGGCAAACGCCGGGCGCCTCCGGAGCCCCTCGGGTGGCGGGTCGGAGTTCCCCGCTCCCCAGCTGCCGAGCTCGCAAAGCGCCCTCCTGGCGACGGAGGCCAGCCCTCGGGCCGGTTTTGCCTGGCAGTCCGCCTCTCTGTCCGGAAGTTCCGAGGGCTTTGAGAAGAAGCCCACGGGGGAGAAATCCTTGTCCCTCCCCAAGCCCAAGAAAGGGCTGAAGGGCCTCTTCAGCAGCATCCGGCGCCACCGGAAGAACAAAGCTGCCAGACCCGAGAGGACCCAGCTGCAAGAATGGGCCTCTGCCGACGCCGTGGTTGAAGAGCGAGCCGAAGCGAGCCGGCAGGTGGCCGCCGATACTCAACAGTCCCCCAAGAAGGGGAGTCTGCAAGGCGTGGCGCCCCCTCCTGAATGCGGGGAGAACTTCCACACGGAGGCTTCCTCTGGGACAGCAGCTGGCCTTGTGGAATCGGGAGAGATGGACCAGCTGCTGGCTCGTGAAAGTGGTTCCCGGGATGCCGTGGTTGGGGCGGCCAGCAGTGAAGGCTCTCGAGGAGCGGATCTGCACGTGGATGACGCCCTTGGTGCCGGTTCGCCTTATGGCAGCTTCCCTGAAGCTCTCCCGCCAGAGTACCCAGAAAACGACCCTCCTTCTGTACCCTCTGGGGACCAGCTCAGCTTGATGTTTGGCGACGTCACTTCCCTTCAAAGCTTTGACTCCCTCACTGGTTGCGGAGACGACATTGCCGAGCCAGATATCGACAGCATCACCGAGCGTTCCACCTCGGCGGAGCGCGGCCGGGAGGCAACCAAGCGAAGCTCCTGCCTGGTGACCTAccagggtggtggggaggagatggcCATGCCCGACGAGATAGAGGAGTATCTCCAGCAAGTGTGGGAAGGCGCCATCAAGGTGGAGGCAACCTACGAGCCGCGCCTCCACAAAGAGCTCGTGAAGAGCTGCGAGCTTCAGGGAGTGGACGGCGGCCAGCTGGAGGCCCGTGTCTATGCCGAAGGTACCAGGAACGACACGGATCTCTTGACTCCGCACAGCGACCAGCAGGAATCGGCTCCCAACAGCGACGAGGGCTATTACGACTCGACCACTCCAGGTCCTGAGGATGAAGCCGGGGACGGGCTTGAAGAAGTCAAGAAGGACCGCCTCCCAAGGGACAGCTACAGCGGAGATGCACTTTATGAGTTCTACGAGCCTGACGATACCCTGATGAGCCCTTCTCACGGGGGCAAGCCCTGGTTTGACAGGAAAGTGTCGCCTCCGGAGATCTTCGGTCAGTTCTTGGACTTTGCCCTCCCTGACGAGAAGGACTTGGTGCGGATGATCAGGCAGAAGAGTGATGGGATGGAGACGGAGGAGGAGCGGCTGGCGGCCATCCAGAAGCAGCTGCTGTACTGGGAGATGCAGAGGGAGCCTGTCTTGAAACATCTGGATCTGCTTAGCCAAGAGCAGCATCCTAGCGAAAAGCAACCCCTTGAATGTAAAACAAGAGCGGCCAATCTGATTGTCCAAAGCCCAGGTTGCCTTGGTTGTGAACCAAATGCCCCTTGTGCTTTGAAGAGCGGCCTAAATGCCGGGGTCCCATCAGAGGATCGGAGCTGGAAGGACTTTCCGGAGATGCTGTGCCCAGACAAGCATCACCGCGCCACTTGCGGTCCCAAAGCACACAGCAGTTGCCTTACTCAGCTCATGGAAAACGGCTCTCTGTTGGATTCCGATCTGGAGCGGGCGGTCCTTGAGTCCTGTACGCTCAGTGGCTTGGCCCTGGAAAAATCCGTGATGTACCCTTTCTACAGAACTCCCGGCTACCGCAGTTGCCCTCCAAGCGAACGGTCCGGCAGAACCGAACCTGGCTTCGGGGAGCTCTGCCCGGAAAGCGAGCGTGAAGCAGAGCAGGCGGTCAACTTCTCTCAAGCGCTGGTGGAGTTCACCAGCTGCGGGACCCTCTTCTCCAGCCTCTCGGAGAGCTTGGGGAGCTCAGACTCAGAGTCCGCGTTCACCCAGAACCTTCCTGCCCTCCCAACCATGGTCACGTTTGACATTGTGGATGTCGAACAGGAAGGGGAAGGCGAATGCGAGCAGCACGTCGAGATGAACACGGACGAGGATATCGCGGCATCCTTCGAGGCCTTTGACGATCGCTACCTTCGGAAAGAATCCTTTGCGGAATGTGATGAGAGAATGTTCCCCGGGTATGCTCCcggctctttccagagcagtaaCTGGGGGGTTGCCAGCCTCCCCCGCTGCCTTCGGCTTCAGGAGGTGAGCCCGTCTGCCCCAGCGCCGCTGCCCCTCTGCCGGAGAAGCCGCTCCCTCGACACCGAGAGTCTGGAGTTTGAGCTGGCCGGCGGGCAGCTCTCCAAGAGTGGCTTGAAGCCCTGTGAGCTGTGGTCGAAATGGAGCGGCTGCAAGAAGGACCCCGTTGGCCAGGAAAACGCGCCTTCTCCGGAAGAAAAGGAAGGCCGTGGGGTCCTTTCCTGGCCAGGGCTGCAGAATGCGTCGTTCGGAGAGGAGTTTTCCGTGCCGGACGCCAAGCCTTGGGACTGCCATCCAAGCTCACCAGCCTTCCGGGGCATGTGGGGTGCTTTGGAACAGCCAGACGGAGAGCCGTCTCTCATGCCCCTTTCCAAGGAGACGTCTGGGAGACATCCGAATGACGGAGCCGCCAACCCAGTGCTTCAAGCTGCCGGACCGGTGGCCAGACCATCCAATCTGCCTCTGCAGAATCCCATCGTGTCCCCGGAGGTGTCTGCCTCTCGCAGGCACGGTGGGGACCATGTAGCTACAAAGCTTGTTTGGGTCCACCCTCTGGGAGACACAAACGCTGCTGGATCTCTCAGCTTGGGCTTCCCTTGTTCCCCTGAAAAGCTAGCAACGTGCCAGCCCGTGGGCATCATGCCGGGACTGCCCCAACTTCACAGCCACCACGCTGACGCCTTCGAAGAGGAGGCCGAGCGCTGCGGAAACTCTGAAGCCGCATGCTGGAAAATGTCGTCTTCTGCCAGCTGTCCGAGCGCCACAATGAATGTAACAATAGCCAAATAG